The sequence below is a genomic window from Poecile atricapillus isolate bPoeAtr1 chromosome 15, bPoeAtr1.hap1, whole genome shotgun sequence.
cggggctgggggcgggggctgccccggggaacCGGCCAGTAACGTGTGATTTCCCCGCAGGCTGCAGCAAGAACTGATGGCACTGATGGTGAGTGGGGCCCCGGGGCCGAGTCGGGGTTTAGGGATCCAGGGACCAAGCCCGGGGTTGGGAGTCCCAAAGGTACCTGGGGCTGAACTAGGGTGGGGGGTGGGGTATCTCGGGGTGTCCTGGGTCGCCCTGACGCGCTGCCCCCGCAGATGTCCGGTGACAAAGGCATTTCTGCCTTCCCCGAGTCCGACAATCTCTTCAAGTGGATCGGGACCATCGACGGCGCCGCCGGGACGGTGAGAGGGGAGATCCCGGTCGAGGGGGGGACCATACCCTGCTCCACCTTCCTGCCTTCAGCTGAGGGTGGTCCCCGCCCTCCACTGCCCCTGTAACTCTTTTTCCCTAAGGCTTTCCCCCACCTCTGGGGCTACAGCCCCTACTGACTCCTGTCCCCCTCGACTCCCACCCCCAGGCCTATGAGGAGCTGCGGTACAAGTTGTCGCTGGAGTTCCCCAGCGGGTATCCCTACACAGCACCCACCGTGCGGTTCCTGACCCCCTGCTACCATCCCAACGTCGACACCCAGGGCAATATCTGCCTCGACATCCTCAAGGAAAAATGGTCGGCACTTTATGATGTCCGCACCATCCTGCTCTCCATACAGAGCCTGCTGGCAGGTGGGTCTAGTGGGCAAACTGCTGCTCCAGTGGAGTGTTGGGGGTAAggggtgatggtggtggtggtggggatCTCCAACCCAGATCAGGGCTCAAGGGTGTCCAGTTCACCCCCCACCAGCTAACCCAGCCACTGTTTCCAGAGCCAAACATCGAGAGCCCTCTGAACACACATGCTGCTGAACTCTGGAAGAACCAAGTCGGTGAGTGGCTGAAGCAGAACCgtcctgccccctccccagtgGGACAGGCAGTAGCACAGCCCCCAGTGCCTGTCTGgccccacagctgccctggctgctgcctcagGACCCTTGACATCACGTTCTTCT
It includes:
- the UBE2C gene encoding ubiquitin-conjugating enzyme E2 C; this translates as MASQNADPAAVSSAAARKAAETGATAARGAVGKRLQQELMALMMSGDKGISAFPESDNLFKWIGTIDGAAGTAYEELRYKLSLEFPSGYPYTAPTVRFLTPCYHPNVDTQGNICLDILKEKWSALYDVRTILLSIQSLLAEPNIESPLNTHAAELWKNQVAYKKYVRETYNKQTKSQET